Within Quercus lobata isolate SW786 chromosome 5, ValleyOak3.0 Primary Assembly, whole genome shotgun sequence, the genomic segment TTTCTGCTTTGGTTTGGTCACGTCCAGACTTTTCAAATTTCCTGTCTGACTCTTCCCGTCCCTTTGGTCGAGTTCCAATGAATTTCTTTCAGAGGAAGCTGTGTCAGGCTTTTGTGCACTCACGTTTTTGTTGGCGTAAGAAGAGGGCACTGCTGTGGTACACATGGGTGTCAGATCCCCAATTTGAACTGAAGCCTCTGCAGCCTGGGAAAATGGAGATTTAGTGACGTGTGGCGCGTGAGGATCAGTCACCTCATTGTCTCTCTGGCCACCTCCCTTGCCGGAAAGGGGAAATTCAGTTTGAAACCAGGTGCCTGATTTCCCATTGTCCATGTTGCTTTTCCTTCCAGGTTCACCACGGAGCCAAGCTCCATACTGATTCACCTCCATCATGCCATTGTCACTGGTGGATCGTTCTGGGCATTCTTTATCACCGTGCCCGATTATTCCGCACCGATAGCAGAAATTTGGGAGCCTCTCGTATCTAAAGAAGACCAATCGTGGTTCGTCATCTTCAATCTTGACTTTCTTGGCTCGGATCAATTTCTTTGTTGTATCGAACTGCACTCTGACTCTGAGATATTTGCCCCAACAAACACCTTTCTCTGGAACATCAACATCTATGACTCTACCTACCTTACTGCCTATCTCCCATCCGGTTTCTTTTGTCATGCTTTTCAGAGGCAG encodes:
- the LOC115990603 gene encoding uncharacterized protein LOC115990603, whose product is MAEELEELWKKLTFTEEEEEGINLSGESTKIAREIGKNCLVMKILTQRSINLEALRKTMRMLWRPNRAVQISEIDEELFLVEFGDTKDKKKVLEMCPWSFEKNLVLLQEFEGELVPKEINLKWSPFWVQIHNLPLKSMTKETGWEIGSKVGRVIDVDVPEKGVCWGKYLRVRVQFDTTKKLIRAKKVKIEDDEPRLVFFRYERLPNFCYRCGIIGHGDKECPERSTSDNGMMEVNQYGAWLRGEPGRKSNMDNGKSGTWFQTEFPLSGKGGGQRDNEVTDPHAPHVTKSPFSQAAEASVQIGDLTPMCTTAVPSSYANKNVSAQKPDTASSERNSLELDQRDGKSQTGNLKSLDVTKPKQKVMTKLENNGTKEQSQTNGLEDEGPIAMIYETEMGWVPETKGPNSVYWRRIKREKVNNSPKPKQKSCGKKRSVPNPL